In the Pseudothauera hydrothermalis genome, one interval contains:
- a CDS encoding arginine/lysine/ornithine decarboxylase, giving the protein MRFHFPVIIIDEDFRSENASGLGIRALAKAIEEEGIEVLGVTSYGDLTSFAQQQSRASAFILSIDDEEFSSTEAANQAIANLRAFVEEIRFRNADIPIFLYGETRTSRHIPNDVLREMHGFIHMFEDTPEFIARYVVREARNYLDSLAPPFFRALTHYAADGSYSWHCPGHSGGVAFLKSPVGQMFHQFFGENMLRADVCNAVEELGQLLDHTGPVAASERNAARIFNCDHLYFVTNGTSTSNKMVWHTTVAPGDIVVVDRNCHKSILHSIIMTGAVPVFLTPTRNHYGIIGPIPLAEFSIENIRKKIAANPFANGASGKKPRILTITQSTYDGVLYNVEAIKQMLDGEIDTLHFDEAWLPHAAFHDFYGDYHAIGADRPRCRESMVFSTQSTHKLLAGLSQASQILVQDSETRKLDRDIFNEAYLMHTSTSPQYAIIASCDVAAAMMEPPGGTALVEESLVEAVEFRRAMRKVEADFGPDDWWFKVWGPEYLAEEGVGSREDWMLKAGERWHGFGDLAEGFNMLDPIKATVITPGLDVDGDFAEWGIPAGILTRYLAEHGIIVEKTGLYSFFIMFTIGITKGRWNTLVTELQQFKDDYDRNQPLWRVMPEFIAKHPRYEKVGLKDLCAQIHSFYKAHDVARLTTEMYLSDMVPAMKPADAFAKMAHREIERVPIDELEGRVTAMLVTPYPPGIPLLIPGERFNATICRYLRFARDFNANFPGFETDIHGLVREELGGAVNYYVDCVR; this is encoded by the coding sequence ATGCGCTTTCATTTTCCGGTCATCATCATCGATGAAGACTTCCGCTCCGAAAACGCCTCGGGTCTGGGCATCCGTGCGCTGGCCAAGGCGATCGAAGAGGAAGGCATCGAAGTGCTGGGCGTGACCAGCTATGGCGATCTGACCTCGTTTGCGCAGCAGCAAAGCCGTGCGTCGGCCTTCATTTTGTCGATCGATGACGAGGAGTTTTCTTCGACCGAAGCCGCCAACCAGGCCATTGCCAACTTGCGCGCTTTTGTTGAGGAAATTCGCTTTCGCAACGCCGACATTCCGATCTTTTTGTACGGCGAGACGCGCACCAGTCGCCATATCCCGAACGATGTGCTGCGCGAGATGCATGGTTTTATCCACATGTTCGAGGATACTCCGGAATTCATCGCCCGCTATGTGGTGCGCGAAGCGCGCAATTACCTCGATTCGTTGGCACCGCCGTTTTTTCGCGCGCTCACCCACTATGCCGCCGACGGCTCCTACTCCTGGCACTGCCCGGGACATTCGGGCGGCGTGGCTTTTCTGAAGAGCCCGGTCGGGCAGATGTTTCATCAGTTCTTCGGTGAAAACATGCTGCGCGCCGACGTTTGCAATGCGGTCGAAGAGCTCGGTCAGTTGCTCGACCATACCGGCCCGGTGGCGGCCTCCGAGCGCAATGCTGCGCGCATTTTCAATTGCGACCACCTGTACTTTGTCACCAACGGTACGTCGACTTCGAACAAGATGGTCTGGCACACCACCGTGGCGCCGGGCGACATCGTGGTGGTCGACCGCAACTGCCACAAGTCCATCCTCCACTCCATCATCATGACCGGTGCGGTGCCGGTGTTTCTCACCCCCACCCGCAACCACTACGGCATCATCGGACCGATCCCGCTGGCCGAATTTTCGATCGAGAACATCCGTAAGAAGATCGCAGCCAACCCGTTCGCCAACGGCGCCAGCGGTAAGAAGCCGCGCATCCTCACCATCACCCAGTCTACTTACGACGGGGTGCTCTACAACGTCGAAGCGATCAAGCAGATGCTCGACGGCGAGATCGACACCCTGCACTTTGACGAAGCCTGGCTGCCGCACGCGGCCTTTCACGACTTTTACGGCGACTATCACGCCATTGGCGCAGACCGTCCGCGTTGCCGTGAATCCATGGTGTTTTCCACCCAGTCCACCCACAAACTGCTGGCCGGTCTGAGCCAAGCGTCGCAGATCCTGGTGCAGGATTCCGAAACCCGCAAGCTCGACCGCGACATCTTCAATGAAGCCTACCTGATGCACACCTCGACCAGCCCGCAGTACGCCATCATTGCGTCGTGCGATGTGGCCGCGGCGATGATGGAGCCGCCCGGCGGCACGGCATTGGTGGAGGAGTCGCTCGTCGAAGCGGTGGAATTCCGCCGCGCGATGCGCAAGGTCGAAGCCGATTTCGGCCCGGATGACTGGTGGTTCAAGGTCTGGGGGCCGGAATACCTGGCCGAGGAAGGGGTTGGCAGCCGCGAAGACTGGATGCTCAAAGCCGGTGAGCGCTGGCACGGCTTCGGCGATCTGGCCGAAGGCTTCAACATGCTCGACCCGATCAAGGCCACGGTGATCACCCCGGGCCTGGATGTGGATGGCGATTTTGCCGAGTGGGGCATTCCGGCGGGCATCCTCACCCGTTATCTTGCCGAGCACGGCATCATCGTCGAAAAAACCGGGCTGTACTCTTTCTTCATCATGTTTACCATCGGCATCACCAAAGGCCGCTGGAACACATTGGTCACCGAGCTGCAGCAGTTCAAGGACGACTACGACCGCAACCAGCCGCTGTGGCGGGTGATGCCCGAGTTCATCGCCAAGCATCCGCGCTACGAAAAAGTTGGCTTGAAGGATCTGTGCGCACAGATTCACAGCTTCTACAAGGCGCACGATGTGGCGCGCCTGACCACCGAAATGTATTTGTCCGACATGGTGCCGGCGATGAAGCCGGCCGATGCGTTCGCCAAGATGGCGCATCGCGAGATCGAGCGTGTGCCGATCGACGAACTGGAAGGGCGGGTGACCGCGATGCTGGTCACGCCCTATCCACCGGGTATTCCGCTGCTGATCCCGGGTGAGCGTTTCAACGCCACCATTTGCCGTTACCTGCGGTTTGCGCGCGATTTCAACGCCAATTTCCCAGGGTTCGAGACCGACATTCACGGCCTGGTGCGAGAAGAGCTCGGCGGCGCGGTGAATTATTACGTGGATTGCGTGCGCTGA
- the dcd gene encoding dCTP deaminase has protein sequence MSIKSDKWIRRMAEQHGMIEPFAPELVRSNEHGKIVSFGTSSYGYDVRCANEFKIFTNINSTIVDPKDFDSGSFVDFVGDVCIIPPNSFALARTVEYFRIPRSVLTVCLGKSTYARCGIIVNVTPLEPEWEGHVTLEFSNTTPLPAKIYANEGVAQMLFFESDEVCETSYKDRGGKYLGQTGVTLPRI, from the coding sequence ATGTCTATCAAGTCCGACAAATGGATTCGCCGCATGGCGGAGCAGCACGGCATGATCGAGCCTTTTGCGCCGGAGCTGGTGCGCAGCAACGAGCACGGCAAGATCGTCTCTTTCGGCACCTCGAGCTACGGTTACGATGTGCGCTGTGCCAATGAATTCAAGATTTTCACCAACATCAACTCGACCATTGTCGATCCCAAGGATTTCGACTCGGGCAGCTTCGTCGATTTTGTCGGCGATGTCTGCATCATTCCGCCGAACTCTTTTGCGTTGGCGCGCACCGTGGAGTATTTCCGCATTCCGCGCAGCGTGCTGACCGTGTGCCTGGGTAAAAGCACCTACGCGCGTTGCGGCATCATCGTCAATGTGACGCCGCTGGAGCCTGAGTGGGAAGGCCATGTGACCTTGGAGTTTTCCAACACCACGCCGCTTCCGGCCAAAATCTATGCCAACGAAGGCGTGGCGCAGATGCTGTTTTTTGAGTCGGACGAGGTTTGTGAGACCTCCTACAAAGATCGTGGCGGCAAATATCTGGGCCAGACCGGCGTGACCTTGCCCCGGATCTGA